The nucleotide sequence GAATAGATCGTCACTTCTAGGCAAGGGATAATGGTTCTTGACTGTCAATTTGTTTAATtctcgataatcgatgcacatccgcatcgccccatctttcttctttacaaatagcacGGGTGCGCCCCATGGTGATACACTCGGTCATATAAAACCTTTGTCGAGTAATTCTTATATCTGGATCATCAATTCccgcatttcggtaggagctaactGATAGGGTGCTTTAGCCACTGGCTTTGCATCCGGATTTAATTCGATCCGAAATTCCACCTCACGCTCGGGTGGAAGCTCCGGTAAATCATCTGGAAACACATCCGAATATTCATTTATAGTCTTCACATCTTCCATTACGTAGGCTAAAAATGCCTTACTCCCGTTTCGGACGTACTTGGCCGCTTGTACAAGGGTGCACAATTTGGGTTTAACTTCCCTTTCCCCATATATCGTCACTTATTTGCCACCGGGTGTCATCACATGAATAACTTTATTCTCACATTGGATCTCCATATGGTTTtgggctaaccaatccatacctacaaCAACTTTGAATTCTCCCAAAACCATCGGAACAAGATCGATATTAAATTCTTCATCATCTATCAAAATCTTAAAGTTTCTGCATACTTCGTGTAATAAGTAACTTTTACTATCAGCCATTTCTACTTCTAGGGGCGTTAGCATCTTTTCAATCACAAAGGAATGGTGATGCAATAATTCATTTGAAACAAACGATCTACTAGCCCCGAAATCAAATAACACATACACAGGTATTGAATTAACTAGAAATATACTTGAGACAACTTCCGGGTGAGTTTTAGCTTCATCAGATGTCATTTGAAACATCCTTCCTCGTGCTTTAGTCGACTCCTCTTTCTTTCCTTCCCTTTTTGCCCCTTGGAGTTTTGGGCATTCTGCTTTAATGTGTCCCGGTTGAAAAGAATTATAACAAGTCTTTGGATTGTTGGGACATTTGTAATACAGATGGCCTTCCTTTCCGCAATTGTAACAACCCTTCTTACCGAATAAGCATTCGCCCTTGTGGAGCTTCCCGCAAGTTTTACAACTCGGGATTCCACTTTTCGACTTCTCCTTTTTTCCATGGTCTTGATACTTTGCCTTCTCTGATGGGCTTGGGTTGGTAGGTTTTTCCGTTGGCCTTTTCTCACCTCGTTCAATTTGTGTCTTTAGCTCGATCTCTCTATCCCTTGCCCAATTTATTAGCTCATTTAACGTTTCACACTTAGAGGGATTTATAAATTCTCGGTACTCAGCCTTCAACATATCATGATAACAAATAATCTTCATCCTTTCTGTCCCCACTATCTCCCGACAGAACTTCATCTTGTCAAGGAATATATTCATTATTTCATCTATCGTCTCATCTTTTTGTCAAAGTCGTAAGAAGTCTTCCTAAATTCTATCGATTGCGGATTGTGGGCAAAGATATTTCAAGAAAGGCTCTTTGAACTCTTGCCATGTTAAATCTTGGATTTTATCTTCCCCCCACTCCTTGCAATATGCATCCCACCAATCCTTAGCTTGGAGTTGGAAGAGGCCCGTTGcaaacatcacttgatcctccttCTCGCATCTACTTCTTACAAACACCACTTCAGTACTTGAAATCCACCTTTGGCACGCTATTGGATCAATCTCCCATTTGTATGGTAAGGGGTTACATGCCATGAACTCTTTATATGTGCATCTACGagtacttttcttcccttgtatTTCGCCTATCATTTCTTTTAATTCATCCAACTTGCTTGTCATCATCGCTTATACCATCTCTAGTACGTGGCTTTCCACTTCTTGGGCCAACTGAGGAATGTTCGCTTCTATCGCCTTTCCAACTTCTTCCGCAATCATTGTCTTTATTTCATCTTGGCTTGCcgcttcatcatcattcacattTACCACGTCTGCCATCTACATAAACATTTACCACAATCGTTAATTTACGTACTTCACCTCTTCGCATGTTACTTCAGGTCATTACTATCATATATTATTTACTTTCGTCTCCCATTCATGGTTACATTTCATACTTATGTGTTCTTTATACTGTATGGCCAAAACGGCCAAGAAGCATTCGTATGTCATCATATAATCGGATGACTTATCCTTCCATACATTCGTCATGGATGATAAACTATGTCGAAGATTCAAGTTTTTAACCCGTTATGAAAGGGTTGGATGGATTAAAGATATAGATGATGTAACAACATGTGCAATATCCATTCCTAACGGAAATGCTAGTTGAAAGAAGTAAATAGTAGAAAGAATGAATTATTGCTATGCAGCGTACAGGGCTATATGCGACCTTGTACGATGCattattagtttttttatatttatacgGTGTACTGAGCGAATACTAACCGAAACGAGTCCTAAATagataatattattattaaatcgTCGAAGTTGTCAATAACGCGCGTATGTCCGTAATGTTTGTGGAAACCGTAACGTATcctaaatatataatattattattatatcattGAAGTCGACGTAACGAGCGTATGTCCATAACGAGCGTCGAATCTATAATGAGTcctaaatataaaatattattattacatCGTCGAAATCATCCGTGATGAGCGTATGTCCGTAACGTTTGTCGAAACCGTAACGAGTCccctaaatatataatattattattttatcacTGAAGTCGTCTGTAACGAGCGTCGAATCAGTTATAGGTccaaaatatataatattattatatCGTCGAATTCGTTCGTAACGATCATATGTCCGCAAAGAGCGTATAATAatcattaaaaaataaatatttcgACTTCGACGTCAAAATTGACGTAACGAgcgtataataataataattaaaaaataaaaaaaattatttcaaCTTCGACGTCGAAGTCGAAATAACGAGCATACGTCCGTAACGAGCGTATAATaatcattaaaaaataaaaaaattattatttcgCCTTCGACGTCGAAGTCAATGTAACGAGCGTATAGTaatcattaaaaaataaaaaaatattatttcgCCTTCGACGTCGATGTCGTCGTAATGAGCGTATGTCCGTAACAAGCGTATAATAAtcattagaaaataaaaaaattatttccACTTTGACGTCGAAGTCTTCGTAACAAGCGTATAATAAtcattaaagttaaaaaaattatTCCACTTCCATGTCGAAGTCGACATAACGAGTGTACGTCTGTAACGAACGTATAATAATCATTAAAAATATTATAAAGGActaaaaatatattacttttTTTGCTTtcaggatgatgatgatggacgATGACATGGATGACCAGCTCGAGTTGCAGGAGCTGGTGGAGCATGTGAATGCATTATGTCTACCATTTCCATCAATCACGTGCTTGAGCATCAAATATATTGCATCATAGTTAATTAGTTTGAACAAGACTTGATTTGTAATAAGAGGACATATTAGGGTTTGTAGTAGGTACGCACGGGTCAAGAAAGGTTGATCCGCATGAACCAGGTGCGCTGATTTAGGGTTTGTTATGTTGATCTGTGCACATAGGTAGATCCGTATAGGGTTTGTTATGTTGATCCGTGCGCATAGGTGCGCTGATTTAGGGTTTGTTATGTTCATCTGTAGTTACTTGTTGGTGCGGACCTGCTTGTACTATAAATAGGCTTGAGTCTTGTTTATTTAGAGACATCTTTGACTAGaaaggggaaactctgtcaaagtGATTTCATGGTTTTGTATTGTTAAACAATCAATAGAAATCATTGTTAATTAGCTTGTTCTTGTTCAATCCACTGTCGTACTTAGATTTCGCAAAAAATACGAGAACTTCACAATCAATTGTGCATTCAAGTGCATTGGAATCGATCCAAACACGTTCTCtgaagtggtatcagagcgggagATTGATTGCAAGGACTGAAGATACAAGAAGATTCAAGCAAAATCAGAGCTGAATTACATCATTTTCTACTCTTTCTTCTTCTACacttctttttcaattttaaaacACAAATTCACGTTGAATCCAGGGTTAAAATTGACTGATTTTCAAACATGTCGTGTGAAATCACATTTTAAacaatccttgaaagtttcagatcaaaattcgagCTAAAACTTTGAAAAATCATTGAAAAACAATGAAAAATGCAACTGAAATATGTGCAGGTGGTTGAGTAGGTTCGCGCGGATCCAAAATTGTTGTTTGCGCGGATCTGTGTTTTGGTTATTAGTACAGATTTGTTTCAGTGGGTACGCACAATCAGTATTTTTGAACATAGTTCATCTGCATGGACCCATAAAGGTCAATCCGCACGGATCATACTTTGGTGGATTCGCACgaatctagggtttgttattCACAGTCTACTCAATGAAGCACGCACGGATCAAGAATTTTTCATCCGTCAAGAATTTTTCATCCGAACGGATCTAGATACTCCATCCGTGCGGATCAAGAGTTTCAAAGTTGTTTGATACTTTGTTGATTGTTTGCAGGTGATTCTCAAGCATTTCAAAATCATGGAAGGGGAGTTTTACAACGAGTTTTACGATGCGTTCACGTCCTTTACAACATCCACACCAAAGAGCATCTCAAATGCTATTTCGGAAAGTTTGAACTTTGATAATGTGTACGAAACTCATCAAAAACCACCTTAACTAATGAATATAGAagattataactggtggaaaGACATATTTGAGAATTGGGTGAAAGCTTATGCTTTTGAAAGTTGGTTTTTGTTAAAATTTGGGTATACTAAACCTAAAAATGATAAACAAGAAGAAATCCCATTGGAAAAATATGAAGATGACGATAGAAACGTATTCTCTAATGAACAAAAAATGATTGCATTGATACAACAATCAGTTAGAGATGATATTTTGTCGTTACTCCAACACAATGAAacatcaaaatcaatttgggatgcactAAAAGTTAAAGCTGAAGCTGGAAAAGAGATAGTGAAGAACAAAAAATCATTACTTAAGAAAGAGTTCGATCTGTTCAACTGTCTAAAGGGTGAAAATGTCCGACAGATGATAGAACGGTTCTGTTGAGCTAGAAAGATTTGGTATCAAAAAGGACAGAGAAGAAATCATCGACAAACTTATTGAGGCATTACTTCATGTAGATGATTGGCAAACCTTTGTCATGATTATGAAAAATGATGCAAAGTTTGATGATTTTACTTTAGATACGTTGATTGAAAAAGCTGGAAGGGCATGAGCTGGAACTTCAAAAACAAAATAAGATGAACAGCTCGAATTATTAGCAAAATGTGAATATGTAGTACCGAGGAAGCATGTTATCGAACAATCAATCATCAAAGATTGGTACTTCTTATAGTGCTGAAAGTTCAAATGATTCACCAAAAGGCAGTTCTTCAAAGTATgattctggatatcattcatcttgaGCATCAAACAAATCCAACCCATATGTGGTTCAttgcaacattgctttgaatTTGAAAAATTCTCAGAGTATGAATGCTGATTCAGCCAAGCAATAGAT is from Helianthus annuus cultivar XRQ/B chromosome 9, HanXRQr2.0-SUNRISE, whole genome shotgun sequence and encodes:
- the LOC110875830 gene encoding uncharacterized protein LOC110875830 — translated: MNIFLDKMKFCREIVGTERMKIICYHDMLKAEYREFINPSKCETLNELINWARDREIELKTQIERGEKRPTEKPTNPSPSEKAKYQDHGKKEKSKSGIPSCKTCGKLHKGECLFGKKGCYNCGKEGHLYYKCPNNPKTCYNSFQPGHIKAECPKLQGAKREGKKEESTKARGRMFQMTSDEAKTHPEVVSSIFLVNSIPVYVLFDFGASRSFVSNELLHHHSFVIEKMLTPLEVEMADSKSYLLHEVCRNFKILIDDEEFNIDLVPMVLGEFKVVVGMDWLAQNHMEIQCENKVIHVMTPGGK